In Streptomyces sp. NBC_00414, a single window of DNA contains:
- the sthA gene encoding Si-specific NAD(P)(+) transhydrogenase has translation MRDFDLLVIGSGPGGQKAAIAAAKLGRRVAVVDRPDMVGGVSIHTGTIPSKTLREAVLYLTGLTQRDLYGQSYRLKEDITVADLTARTQHVVGREVDVIRSQLSRNHVSLFAGTGRFVDDHTVALREVTGNEKLLTADTIVIATGTRPARPATVEFDELTVLDSDNVLNLERVPRSMVIVGAGVIGMEYASMFAALGSKITVVEQRPGMLDFCDVEVIESLKYHLRDLAVTFRFGETVAAVERHARGTLTVLESGKKIPADAVMYSAGRQGLTDDLDLDKAGLSADKRGRIKVDEHYRTEVPHIYAVGDVIGFPALAATSMEQGRTAAYHACGEPVNRMHDLQPIGIYTIPEISFIGKTEDQLTEERVPFEVGISRYRELARGQIIGDSHGMLKLLVSPDDRKLLGVHCFGTGATELIHIGQSVMGCGGTVDYLVDAVFNYPTLAESYKVAALDATNKIRQIDRLRD, from the coding sequence GTGCGCGACTTCGACTTGCTTGTCATCGGATCCGGCCCGGGCGGCCAGAAGGCCGCCATCGCCGCGGCCAAGCTCGGCCGCCGGGTCGCCGTCGTCGACCGCCCCGACATGGTCGGAGGGGTCTCCATCCACACCGGGACCATCCCCTCGAAGACCCTGCGCGAGGCGGTCCTCTATCTCACCGGTCTCACCCAGCGGGATCTCTACGGCCAGAGCTACCGGCTGAAGGAGGACATCACCGTCGCCGACCTGACCGCGCGCACCCAGCACGTGGTCGGCCGCGAGGTGGACGTCATCCGCAGTCAGCTGTCCCGCAACCACGTCTCCCTGTTCGCCGGCACCGGCCGCTTCGTGGACGACCACACCGTCGCCCTGCGCGAAGTGACCGGCAACGAGAAGCTGTTGACCGCGGACACCATCGTCATCGCGACCGGCACCAGGCCGGCCAGGCCCGCGACCGTCGAGTTCGACGAGCTGACGGTCCTGGACTCCGACAACGTTCTCAACCTGGAGCGGGTGCCCCGCTCCATGGTCATCGTCGGGGCCGGCGTGATCGGCATGGAGTACGCCTCCATGTTCGCCGCCCTCGGCAGCAAGATCACCGTGGTCGAACAGCGCCCCGGGATGCTCGACTTCTGCGACGTCGAGGTGATCGAGTCGCTCAAGTACCACCTCAGGGACCTCGCCGTCACCTTCCGCTTCGGCGAGACGGTCGCCGCGGTCGAGCGCCACGCGCGGGGCACGCTCACCGTCCTGGAGAGCGGCAAGAAGATCCCGGCGGACGCCGTGATGTACTCCGCGGGCCGGCAGGGCCTCACCGACGACCTCGACCTCGACAAGGCGGGCCTGTCCGCGGACAAGCGCGGCCGGATCAAGGTGGACGAGCACTACCGCACCGAGGTGCCGCACATCTACGCCGTCGGTGACGTCATCGGCTTCCCGGCACTGGCGGCGACCTCGATGGAACAGGGGCGTACGGCCGCGTACCACGCGTGCGGCGAGCCGGTGAACCGGATGCACGACCTCCAGCCGATCGGCATCTACACCATCCCCGAGATCAGTTTCATCGGGAAGACCGAGGACCAGCTCACCGAGGAGCGGGTGCCGTTCGAGGTGGGCATCTCCCGCTACCGCGAACTGGCCCGGGGCCAGATCATCGGCGACTCGCACGGCATGCTCAAGCTGCTCGTCTCCCCCGACGACCGGAAACTGCTCGGCGTGCACTGCTTCGGCACGGGCGCCACCGAGCTGATCCACATCGGGCAGTCGGTGATGGGCTGCGGTGGCACGGTCGACTACCTGGTCGACGCGGTCTTCAACTACCCGACGCTCGCGGAGTCGTACAAGGTCGCCGCGCTCGACGCCACGAACAAGATTCGGCAGATCGACCGGCTCAGGGACTGA
- a CDS encoding L-threonylcarbamoyladenylate synthase, protein MAKYFDVHPENPQARTITQVADSIRAGALVVYPTDSCFALGCQLGSRDGIDRIRSIRRLDDRHHFTLVCQNFAQLGQFVQVDNDVFRAIKASTPGSYTFILPATREVPRKLLHPKKKTVGVRIPDHVVAQALLAELGEPLLSSTLLLPDEEEPMTQGWEIKERLDHSVDAVIDSGDCGTEPTTVIDFSSGEAEIVRKGAGDVSRFE, encoded by the coding sequence GTGGCAAAGTACTTCGATGTTCATCCCGAGAATCCTCAAGCGCGGACCATCACCCAGGTCGCCGACTCCATCCGGGCAGGTGCGCTCGTCGTGTACCCCACGGACTCCTGCTTCGCGCTGGGGTGCCAGCTGGGCAGTCGTGACGGCATCGACCGGATCCGCTCCATCCGCCGGCTCGACGACCGGCACCACTTCACGCTCGTGTGCCAGAACTTCGCGCAGCTCGGCCAGTTCGTGCAGGTCGACAACGACGTGTTCCGTGCCATCAAGGCGTCCACGCCCGGCAGCTACACCTTCATCCTTCCCGCGACCAGGGAAGTCCCGCGCAAGCTGCTCCACCCGAAGAAGAAGACGGTCGGGGTCCGCATCCCCGACCATGTGGTGGCCCAGGCCCTGCTCGCCGAGCTCGGTGAGCCGCTTCTGTCCAGCACCCTCCTCCTGCCCGACGAGGAGGAGCCGATGACGCAGGGCTGGGAGATCAAGGAGCGCCTCGACCACTCGGTCGACGCGGTGATCGACTCCGGTGACTGCGGCACCGAGCCGACGACGGTCATCGACTTCTCCAGCGGCGAGGCCGAGATCGTCCGCAAGGGCGCCGGCGACGTCTCACGGTTCGAGTGA
- a CDS encoding sulfite exporter TauE/SafE family protein, translating into MTPWEAVAVFAAGVAAGGVNTVVGSGTLITFPVLLATGLPPVTATVSNALGLVPGAVSGAFGYRKELRGQQRRILKLSVGALMGGFTGAVLLLALPATAFEKIVPVVVALALVLVAFQPLITKRLRRRRTEARSSSAGPPGPVVQSPAPPTGRTDGGPLLFVGLTLASVYGGYFAAAQGIIYMSLMGVLLDETMQRLTAVKNVLVAVVNTVAATFFLFVADFDWTAVALIAVGSALGGQLGAAVGRRFSPLVLRALIVTIGTVALVQLLLR; encoded by the coding sequence GTGACGCCGTGGGAGGCCGTCGCGGTGTTCGCCGCGGGCGTGGCAGCCGGCGGGGTCAACACGGTTGTCGGTTCCGGGACCCTGATCACCTTTCCCGTGCTGCTCGCCACCGGTCTGCCGCCTGTCACCGCGACCGTCTCCAACGCGCTGGGCCTGGTCCCCGGCGCCGTCAGCGGGGCCTTCGGCTACCGGAAGGAACTGCGCGGCCAGCAGCGGCGCATCCTGAAGCTGAGCGTCGGCGCCCTGATGGGCGGCTTCACGGGCGCCGTGCTGCTGCTGGCCCTGCCCGCGACGGCGTTCGAGAAGATCGTGCCGGTCGTGGTGGCGCTCGCCCTGGTCCTGGTCGCCTTCCAGCCGCTGATCACCAAGCGACTTCGGCGCCGCCGCACGGAGGCTCGTTCGTCGTCCGCGGGACCGCCGGGGCCGGTCGTGCAGTCCCCCGCGCCCCCGACGGGGCGCACCGACGGCGGCCCGCTGCTCTTCGTCGGCCTGACCCTCGCGAGCGTCTACGGCGGCTACTTCGCGGCGGCGCAGGGGATCATCTACATGTCGCTGATGGGCGTGCTCCTGGACGAGACGATGCAACGGCTCACCGCCGTCAAGAACGTCCTCGTCGCCGTCGTCAACACCGTCGCCGCGACCTTCTTCCTCTTCGTCGCGGACTTCGACTGGACGGCCGTCGCGCTGATCGCCGTCGGCTCCGCACTCGGCGGGCAGCTCGGAGCCGCGGTCGGCCGCCGCTTCAGCCCGCTGGTCCTGCGAGCCCTCATCGTGACGATCGGCACCGTCGCCCTCGTCCAGCTGCTGCTCCGCTGA
- a CDS encoding NUDIX domain-containing protein, whose protein sequence is MTAGIDTPDRRGRTGLDRVGLDLTGNPRVKVRDVTLLSCHWYVERTTTFDLQLADGTWSTQERETHDRGNGATILLYDTERETVLLTRQFRYPVYVNGHPDGMLVETPGGLLDDDDEHPEVAVRREVIEETGHTVGEVERVFDVYMSPGSVTERVTFYAASYGPATRTHEGGGLDEEGEDIETVELPFREALGMIRSGEIADAKTIMLLQWAALEGPFSK, encoded by the coding sequence ATGACCGCGGGCATCGACACCCCCGACCGCAGGGGCCGTACCGGACTCGACCGGGTCGGCCTGGACCTGACGGGGAACCCCCGCGTCAAGGTGCGGGACGTGACCCTGCTGTCCTGCCACTGGTACGTGGAGCGCACCACGACCTTCGACCTCCAGCTCGCCGACGGCACCTGGTCCACCCAGGAGCGCGAGACGCACGACCGCGGCAACGGCGCCACGATCCTGCTCTACGACACGGAACGCGAGACCGTGCTGCTGACCCGGCAGTTCCGCTATCCCGTGTACGTGAACGGACACCCCGACGGCATGCTCGTCGAGACACCGGGCGGTCTCCTCGACGATGACGACGAGCACCCCGAGGTCGCCGTACGACGCGAGGTCATCGAGGAGACCGGGCACACGGTCGGCGAGGTCGAGCGGGTCTTCGACGTCTATATGAGCCCGGGCTCGGTCACCGAGCGCGTGACCTTCTACGCCGCCTCCTACGGACCGGCCACCCGCACCCACGAGGGCGGTGGCCTCGACGAGGAGGGCGAGGACATCGAGACCGTCGAACTGCCCTTCAGGGAGGCCTTGGGCATGATCCGTAGCGGCGAGATCGCCGACGCGAAGACCATCATGCTGCTGCAGTGGGCGGCGCTGGAGGGACCGTTCAGCAAGTGA
- a CDS encoding fibronectin type III domain-containing protein encodes MRVPVRGAAPAALVLGLALVLGPALSACDTPRTAADGGGPATDSGASGVVLRAERTSPTDIDLRWQGGGSDASGHLLEFATDASGPYTVLQYLPPQVTSYRHPDLMPHTTFHYRLRAFVGPASKPVGVTLPAGELTSADEDSSHDWLPARTDPERTSPGLPLRPTGAGAPTGFRAVVKHANGILFTWTDHASDEKGFLLESRISKGSGEASGYAPVAVFEPDVNSAGLITLPTEKRASYRVRAFTHGALSNVVRLTTGASTDQ; translated from the coding sequence ATGAGAGTTCCCGTACGCGGCGCGGCGCCGGCAGCCCTGGTCCTGGGTCTCGCCCTTGTCCTCGGCCCGGCGCTGTCGGCCTGCGACACACCCCGCACGGCGGCGGACGGCGGCGGTCCCGCCACGGACAGCGGCGCCTCGGGCGTCGTGCTGCGCGCCGAGCGCACCTCGCCCACGGACATCGATCTGCGCTGGCAGGGCGGCGGTTCGGATGCGTCGGGCCACCTGCTCGAATTCGCGACGGACGCGTCCGGCCCGTACACCGTCCTGCAGTACCTGCCGCCTCAGGTGACGAGTTACCGGCACCCCGATCTGATGCCGCACACGACCTTCCACTACCGGCTGCGTGCTTTTGTCGGCCCCGCTTCGAAGCCGGTGGGCGTCACCCTGCCGGCGGGGGAGCTGACGTCGGCGGACGAGGACTCCAGCCACGACTGGCTGCCCGCCCGCACGGACCCGGAGCGGACTTCCCCCGGTCTGCCCCTGCGGCCCACAGGCGCCGGAGCACCCACCGGATTCAGAGCCGTGGTCAAGCATGCGAACGGCATTCTGTTCACATGGACGGACCACGCGTCCGACGAGAAGGGGTTTCTTCTGGAGTCCCGCATCTCCAAGGGCTCCGGTGAGGCCTCCGGTTACGCGCCCGTCGCGGTCTTCGAACCCGACGTCAATTCCGCGGGCCTGATCACCCTGCCCACCGAGAAACGGGCGTCCTACCGGGTCCGGGCCTTCACCCACGGCGCGCTGTCGAACGTGGTGCGGCTGACCACCGGCGCCTCGACTGATCAATAA
- a CDS encoding galactose-binding domain-containing protein has product MTRQPLHRRRPFTVLSLLLVVMAMALGPTPSSAAGTDWWNPTARPAPDSQINVTGEPFKGTDSQGEVRGFVDAHNHIMANEAFGGRLICGKPFSKAGVADALKDCPEHYPDGSLAIFDFITNGGDGKHDPDGWPTFEDWPAHDSLTHQQNYYAWVERAWRGGQRVLVNDLVTNGVICSVYPFKDRSCDEMTSIRLQAKLTYDMQDYIDAMYGGPGKGWFRIVTDSAQAREVAQQGKLAVVLGVETSEPFGCKQILDIAQCDKADIDAGLDELYDLGVRSMFLCHKFDNALCGVRFDEGGLGTAINVGQFLSTGTFWQTEKCAGPQHDNPIGGAAAPGAEKELPAGVDVPAYDEDAQCNKRGLTDLGEYAVRGLMKRKMMLEIDHMGVKATGRALDIFEAESYPGVISSHSWMDLNWTERVYRLGGFIAQYMHGSEQFGAEAARTKALRDKYDVGYGYGTDMNGVGGWPAPRGADASNPVRYPFRSTDGTAVLDRQTTGQRTWDINTDGAAHYGLVPDWIEDIRLVAGQGVVDDLFRGAESYLDTWGATERHRAGVNLAKGAPASASSSESSVFTSYAPGRAVDGDTGTRWASDWSDDQWLRIDLDSTSTVKRVTLDWERAYAKSYRVEVSANGTDWQSVWSTTTGDGGLDTALFSGVTARYVRVHGVERGTDWGYSLNEVGVHSS; this is encoded by the coding sequence ATGACCCGACAGCCTCTCCACCGGCGCAGGCCCTTCACGGTCCTGTCGCTGCTGCTCGTCGTGATGGCCATGGCGCTCGGCCCCACGCCCAGTTCCGCCGCCGGGACGGACTGGTGGAACCCGACCGCGCGGCCCGCGCCCGACTCGCAGATCAACGTCACCGGGGAGCCCTTCAAGGGCACGGACTCCCAGGGCGAGGTACGCGGATTCGTCGACGCGCACAACCACATCATGGCCAACGAGGCCTTCGGCGGCCGGCTCATCTGCGGCAAGCCGTTCTCGAAGGCGGGAGTCGCCGACGCCCTCAAGGACTGCCCCGAGCACTACCCCGACGGCTCGCTGGCCATCTTCGACTTCATCACCAACGGCGGTGACGGCAAGCACGACCCGGACGGCTGGCCAACGTTCGAGGACTGGCCCGCCCATGACTCGCTGACCCATCAGCAGAACTACTACGCCTGGGTCGAGCGGGCCTGGCGCGGCGGCCAGCGCGTCCTCGTCAACGACCTCGTCACCAACGGTGTGATCTGCTCGGTCTACCCCTTCAAGGACCGCAGCTGCGACGAGATGACCTCGATCCGGCTGCAGGCGAAGCTGACGTACGACATGCAGGACTACATCGACGCGATGTACGGCGGCCCGGGCAAGGGCTGGTTCAGGATCGTCACCGACAGCGCGCAGGCCCGCGAGGTCGCCCAGCAGGGCAAACTCGCCGTCGTCCTGGGCGTCGAGACGTCCGAACCCTTCGGCTGCAAGCAGATCCTGGACATCGCGCAGTGCGACAAGGCCGACATCGACGCCGGTCTCGACGAGTTGTACGACCTCGGGGTGCGCAGCATGTTCCTGTGCCACAAGTTCGACAACGCCCTGTGCGGGGTCCGTTTCGACGAGGGCGGCCTCGGTACGGCGATCAACGTCGGCCAGTTCCTGTCGACGGGCACCTTCTGGCAGACGGAGAAGTGCGCGGGCCCGCAGCACGACAACCCCATCGGGGGCGCGGCGGCACCGGGCGCGGAGAAGGAACTGCCGGCGGGCGTCGACGTACCGGCGTACGACGAGGACGCGCAGTGCAACAAGCGCGGGCTCACCGACCTCGGCGAGTACGCCGTGCGCGGGCTGATGAAGCGCAAGATGATGCTGGAGATCGACCACATGGGGGTGAAGGCCACCGGCCGGGCCCTCGACATCTTCGAGGCCGAGTCCTACCCCGGAGTCATCTCCTCGCACAGCTGGATGGACCTGAACTGGACCGAGCGGGTCTACCGGCTCGGCGGCTTCATCGCCCAGTACATGCACGGCTCCGAGCAGTTCGGCGCGGAGGCCGCGCGGACGAAGGCCCTGCGGGACAAGTACGACGTGGGCTACGGCTACGGCACCGACATGAACGGCGTCGGCGGCTGGCCCGCCCCGCGTGGCGCGGACGCCTCGAACCCGGTGCGGTATCCCTTCCGCAGCACCGACGGCACCGCCGTGCTCGACCGGCAGACCACCGGGCAGCGCACCTGGGACATCAACACCGACGGCGCCGCCCACTACGGGCTCGTCCCGGACTGGATCGAGGACATCCGCCTGGTCGCGGGGCAGGGAGTCGTGGACGACCTGTTCCGGGGCGCCGAGTCCTACCTCGACACCTGGGGCGCGACGGAGCGGCACAGGGCGGGGGTGAACCTCGCCAAGGGCGCGCCCGCGTCGGCCAGTTCGTCGGAGTCGAGCGTCTTCACCAGTTACGCGCCCGGCCGGGCCGTCGACGGCGACACCGGCACCCGCTGGGCCAGTGACTGGAGCGACGACCAGTGGCTGCGGATCGACCTCGACTCCACCAGCACGGTCAAGCGCGTCACCCTCGACTGGGAGCGCGCCTACGCGAAGTCGTACCGCGTGGAGGTCTCCGCCAATGGCACGGACTGGCAGTCCGTGTGGTCCACCACCACCGGGGACGGCGGCCTGGACACGGCCCTGTTCTCCGGTGTGACCGCCCGCTACGTTCGCGTCCACGGGGTGGAGCGCGGCACCGACTGGGGCTACTCCCTGAACGAGGTGGGCGTCCACAGCAGCTGA
- a CDS encoding TetR/AcrR family transcriptional regulator, translating into MARMPSAQRRRQLTEAAIRAMTRDGVPRTTTRSIAAEAGVSLSVFHYCFDSKQALIESVIETITGHSVTVVREAIRPKATLRETVAAGFQAYWDHVAAHPGEHMLTYELTQYALRQPGFEHLARRQYELYSDTYAELIGQLGREMDFALRVPVPVLARYLAAMTDGLTLNFLVLGDDSAWADILDTITDHVAGLVRDTDEVS; encoded by the coding sequence ATGGCACGGATGCCGTCGGCCCAGCGGCGGCGTCAGCTCACCGAAGCGGCCATACGCGCGATGACCCGGGACGGCGTCCCCAGGACGACGACCCGGTCCATCGCGGCCGAGGCGGGCGTGTCACTGAGCGTCTTCCACTACTGCTTCGACTCCAAGCAGGCGCTGATCGAGTCCGTCATCGAGACGATCACCGGTCACTCGGTCACGGTGGTGCGCGAGGCGATCCGGCCGAAGGCCACCCTGCGGGAGACCGTCGCGGCCGGTTTCCAGGCCTACTGGGACCATGTGGCCGCCCACCCGGGCGAGCACATGCTCACGTACGAGCTGACGCAGTACGCCCTGCGCCAGCCGGGTTTCGAGCATCTGGCGCGACGGCAGTACGAGCTGTACTCCGACACGTACGCCGAACTCATCGGGCAGCTCGGCCGGGAGATGGACTTCGCGCTGCGCGTGCCCGTGCCGGTGCTGGCCCGCTATCTGGCCGCCATGACCGACGGACTGACTCTCAACTTTCTCGTGCTCGGGGACGATTCGGCGTGGGCGGACATCCTCGACACGATCACCGACCACGTGGCGGGGCTCGTACGCGACACGGACGAGGTCTCTTGA
- a CDS encoding LysR substrate-binding domain-containing protein — protein MTGSEESPSFRLAYVPGVTPSKWVRIWNERLPDVPLQLLAMSVGESFDALRGGDADAGLVRLPVDGTDLSAIPLYAETSVVVVPKDHVVAAVDEVSAEDLADDIVLHPLDDILDWERLPGRPAIERPATTADAVDLVAAGVGLLVVPQSIARLHHRKDLTYRPVTDAPESRVALSWPEERTTDLVEDFIGIVRGRTVNSSRGRTQPAAEPKAARAPEKTTPRRKPKPTAARTGGKTGTKGTKGAKRGKPRGR, from the coding sequence GTGACAGGCTCGGAAGAATCCCCTTCGTTCCGGCTCGCTTATGTCCCGGGAGTGACGCCCAGCAAATGGGTGCGGATCTGGAACGAGCGGCTGCCCGACGTTCCCCTGCAGCTCCTCGCGATGTCCGTCGGCGAGTCCTTCGACGCGCTGCGCGGCGGCGACGCCGACGCCGGTCTGGTCCGGCTGCCGGTCGACGGCACGGATCTCAGCGCGATCCCCCTCTACGCCGAGACGAGCGTGGTCGTCGTCCCCAAGGACCACGTCGTGGCCGCGGTGGACGAGGTGAGTGCCGAGGACCTGGCGGACGACATCGTGCTGCATCCCCTGGACGACATCCTCGACTGGGAGCGTCTGCCGGGCCGCCCCGCGATCGAGCGCCCCGCCACGACGGCCGACGCGGTCGACCTGGTGGCGGCGGGAGTGGGACTCCTCGTCGTTCCGCAGTCGATCGCCCGCCTCCACCACCGCAAGGACCTCACCTACCGGCCGGTGACGGACGCCCCCGAGTCACGGGTCGCCCTGTCGTGGCCGGAGGAGCGGACCACGGACCTCGTGGAGGACTTCATCGGCATCGTCCGGGGCCGCACCGTCAACAGCTCACGCGGCCGCACGCAGCCCGCGGCCGAGCCGAAGGCCGCCCGCGCCCCGGAGAAGACCACCCCCCGCCGCAAGCCCAAGCCCACTGCGGCCAGGACAGGCGGCAAGACGGGTACGAAGGGCACGAAGGGCGCCAAGCGAGGCAAGCCCCGCGGTCGCTGA
- a CDS encoding DUF5997 family protein has protein sequence MLDTLAVMTSHENTQTMKPATAAKKLGVYLEATPAEFQEGVVSRSELTALQADPPEWLQELRRTGPHPRPVVAAKLGISISGLARGGVTDALTTDEIEALKKDSPEWLQKERATQAEVRKETARIKDLKDKKAER, from the coding sequence ATGCTCGATACCCTTGCCGTTATGACGTCGCACGAGAACACCCAGACGATGAAGCCCGCGACCGCGGCGAAGAAGCTGGGTGTGTACCTAGAGGCCACACCCGCCGAGTTCCAGGAAGGTGTCGTCTCGCGCTCCGAGCTCACCGCGCTCCAGGCCGATCCGCCCGAGTGGCTGCAGGAGCTGCGGCGCACCGGACCGCACCCCCGGCCGGTGGTCGCCGCCAAGCTCGGCATCTCCATTTCCGGGCTCGCCCGCGGCGGGGTGACGGACGCCCTCACCACGGACGAGATCGAGGCGCTGAAGAAGGACTCCCCGGAGTGGCTCCAGAAGGAGCGCGCCACCCAGGCCGAGGTCCGCAAGGAGACGGCCCGCATCAAGGACCTCAAGGACAAGAAGGCCGAGCGGTAG
- a CDS encoding LLM class flavin-dependent oxidoreductase, whose product MPLPSHPLRKLGFLTIGLFDEADPRAGHESTLEIIELGERLGFDSAWLRHRHLQYGISSPVAVLAAASQRTSRIELGTAVIPLGWENPLRLAEDLATVDILSGGRLNPGVSVGPPMHFDQVKDALYPDTADTEDFGYERVSRLLDFVRGKPATDFSGVEGFEVFSDRVQPHAAGLGGRLWYGGGSLRSARWAGEHAMNFLTSSVVKAEESEDFAEIQLSHVRAFRAHHPDGDRARVSQGLVVIPTDSATAEQRAKYEAYAEKRTPRTATPHGPARLMFAPDLVGTSAEIAERLYSQAAFREIDEVAFALPFTFEHADYVQILTDIATGLGPALGWRPSADR is encoded by the coding sequence GTGCCGCTGCCCTCACACCCGTTGCGGAAGCTGGGCTTCCTGACCATCGGCCTGTTCGACGAGGCCGATCCCCGCGCGGGCCACGAGTCCACGCTGGAGATCATCGAACTCGGTGAGCGGCTCGGCTTCGACAGCGCGTGGCTGCGCCACCGCCATCTCCAGTACGGGATCTCCTCCCCCGTGGCAGTCCTGGCGGCGGCCTCGCAGCGCACCTCCCGTATCGAGCTGGGCACCGCGGTCATCCCGCTGGGCTGGGAGAACCCGCTGCGGCTGGCCGAGGACCTGGCCACGGTCGACATCCTGTCCGGGGGCCGCCTCAATCCGGGCGTCAGCGTCGGACCGCCGATGCACTTCGACCAGGTCAAGGACGCCCTGTATCCGGACACCGCTGACACCGAGGACTTCGGTTACGAACGGGTGAGCCGCCTGCTGGACTTCGTACGCGGCAAGCCCGCGACCGACTTCAGCGGCGTCGAGGGCTTCGAGGTGTTCTCGGACCGCGTCCAGCCGCACGCCGCCGGGCTGGGCGGCCGGCTCTGGTACGGCGGCGGCAGCCTGCGGTCGGCCCGGTGGGCGGGTGAGCACGCCATGAACTTCCTGACCAGCAGTGTCGTGAAGGCGGAGGAGTCCGAGGACTTCGCCGAGATCCAGCTGTCCCACGTACGCGCCTTCCGCGCCCACCACCCCGACGGCGACCGCGCCCGCGTCTCCCAGGGACTCGTCGTCATCCCCACCGACAGTGCCACTGCCGAGCAGCGCGCGAAGTACGAGGCGTACGCCGAGAAGCGGACCCCGCGCACCGCGACGCCGCACGGTCCCGCGCGTCTGATGTTCGCGCCCGATCTCGTCGGGACCTCCGCCGAGATCGCCGAACGGCTGTACTCCCAGGCCGCGTTCCGGGAGATCGACGAGGTCGCGTTCGCGCTGCCCTTCACCTTCGAGCACGCGGACTACGTCCAGATCCTCACCGACATCGCCACCGGCCTCGGCCCGGCACTGGGCTGGCGGCCCTCGGCCGACCGCTGA
- a CDS encoding GNAT family N-acetyltransferase — protein MAVEVSDAPEARRYEARIDGASEVAGFADYIRTTELIAFVHTEVTPQCEGKGVGSALVRVSLDEARAAGLRVLATCPFYAGWIARHPEYGDLLYQARSNVSD, from the coding sequence ATGGCGGTGGAAGTGAGCGACGCGCCCGAGGCGCGGCGCTACGAGGCGCGGATCGACGGAGCGTCCGAGGTCGCCGGCTTCGCGGACTACATCCGCACGACGGAACTCATCGCGTTCGTCCACACCGAGGTCACCCCGCAGTGCGAGGGCAAGGGCGTCGGCTCCGCACTGGTCCGGGTCTCCCTCGACGAGGCGCGCGCCGCCGGCCTGCGGGTGCTGGCCACCTGCCCCTTCTACGCCGGTTGGATCGCCCGCCACCCCGAGTACGGCGACCTGCTCTACCAGGCCCGCAGCAACGTCAGCGACTGA